The region acatttgtttcttttctttttttgcttacTTAAACTTAAACTTCAAAAAAATACATGAAACTATATTACTGAATATCGTATATTGACAAAGGTAGAAATTTCGTAATTATTCCTCAATCTTACAGTGCCTCATGTGGAAGAGGGGTACCACGTGGTGACCACCGGCAAAATAAAAGATCATAAGTTGGTATTATTCTAAGGTAATCGATATACCTTAAACTCCCAGCACATAAAATCCATGATACCAGGATGTAAAGAACAATTTTTGACTCACCTGGTGAAAATCCGTGGAGCTAGCAGATGCCTCTTGTCTCCTGAGGTGCCTCGGTTGAAAAAGGCTTTCCTGTTGCAAAACATGATCAGACAACTCCTTTCCCCCGCCCTGTATTCCAACCAATACTGCAAACCAGTCCGACAAGCCATTCCAGTGTCCGGATTTTGCATCGACACACCTACTGTCTTGTCATGAACACCTGTGTTTCTTCTGGAAACTCTGTAGGTGCTCAAGCCTTCAGAAATGTTCATACGAGGTCACTTACATCCGTTTCTTTTGACCATTGGTAAATGTGCTGTACAAGTGAATAAATTGCAGTGATTTTCAAATTGAAACTTTGTTACTGGTCACCCATTCTTATAGGTCACTGTTCTTTTTACTGGTTTGCTGCCTTCGGTTAGGAGGTGGGGGTACACCCTCGCCTAAGGGCCAAAAAACAAGATGAACAACATTCACACCTAAGTTAGGTTTAGAACAGCCAGTTTAACTATCCCCCAAAGGTGAGTTTGATGTGGCGATGACCCATTCAGTGTTAGAGGGCCAGGTCTAACAAAGCTATGTAATGCCCACGACGCAACCTTAGGACTTGCATCTAAAGACCCAACTGTTAGTTTTTTGAGGGTTTCTTGAAGACCCCCCATGCACAGTTAATACACAAAATGAATAAAGGCACGATGCAATGTAAACAATTGACAGAATAACCTTGAAAAAACATTCACATAGTGCTGTTTCAGTGAAAAAGATGTCAGGTCCAGCCATCACACTCCTCTAGCTAACTAGTTGTGGCAGACATCACTTCAACCTTAGAcactaataatgataataaggCAAAACAGAAGTCAATCAAAACATCTGTATACTATATAACTGCAGACTCAAACtacaaaaacaaggaaaacataTGTTCAGTGGAACCTCTGTTGCAGTGACCTTCCTCCCCCCAGACCCCGGCAGGCCACAATCTGGGCTAAACACAGAGGCAGGGCAGGACAAACAGCTGCCCCACACCACACTAAGAAACAAAGCCAACTGTGAGTTACACGAAAAGGAATAAATTGCAAAATTGCAGCATGTTTTAACTGGGTAGTTTGCTGTAGCTGGCAGGTATCAAGTTACTGTAGCCGACAGCAGCTAATCACAAGGGGCCACacctttgtgtctttgtgtacaACGTGGAGGAAGAAGCTGGGGGAGCTGCAGAACACCCATGCAGATATGGGaagaacacacaaactcacTCTGAATAcacaaccttcttgctgtgatgTTAAACAGGCCTGTCaaatataaacatataaatACATGTAAAGGCTGTACGATGGGTGCTTTTCACCCTCGTCATTCAAATCAATTGAGTTGATTGTTAAAATGGCGGAGCCTCCGTTACAGGTCCTTACTGCTCTTTCACCCAAAAGATTTGTGTTAAAACAACATTAAAGCTCTGATGCCATTTAGGGCTTCAGACGACTTCTCTTTACCTCTAACCAAACCATTCCATCCATGGTTGACAGTGGTTTATCTGCATGGTTCTGAATCCTTGACAACAGATGTAGGTGATCTTTATATCGGTGATGAATTTTCTTCATTCCGGGGAATTTGgatcagtctttttttttctccaggtttttaCATGTCAGGAACTATCTCCCCAGCACAGATGAGCAATTTTCTGTTCAAGTCAAGACAAGTCAAGGCTGTCAATAAAAAAAGATGTACCAGTAGAAAAGCTGTACTTTAGCACATCTCTACCTCCAACAGGgtcactattttttttttattttttaaatgccttaaaatgttgaaagagaaaTTTCAAGAAGCGACAAATGGAATGATGGGAGGTTAATTAAGCAAATACAAAAACCAACCATTGTccatgttttatatttttttattgtttctgtaTTGGACTTATTCATAGTTTCCCATTAAAGATGCaaggttttcttttcctgcGGAAACTTTTGCGATGGACTTTTATCATCATAAGCCAGTCCTTGATGACAGAGCTGTGCCCCAGAGAAGGCAGCGCTTGAtagcaggagagaagaagagatgtGGCGGCCCAACGTCGCCGCCGCTGCAGAAGCAGCACTTTGTGTTGGATGGCCCGCATGGAAATTCACTTCTTCTTCTCAGCCTTTTGTGCAGACTTGGTGACCTTTCCACCAGAGGCAGCCTTCTTCTCAACAGACTTGATGACGCCCACGGCCACAGTCTGCCTCATGTCACGCACAGCAAAGCGGCCTGTGAGGGGGAGACAGACAAAAACGACCATTAAACGCTATGGAACTGGATGGTTAGTGCTGGCTGGGAGGAGCCAGTCACCACACCGGCAACAATAGTCTCCGATAACACGCAACGCCCTGAGGGACATGAGGGCGTGGCGTGATCCACAGGCAGTACAAGATCCCCTGAGGCTGCTGTGCGATAACATGACATCCCTGAGTTTTTGTGGATATAAAAGATTACCGTTATGTGATGATATTAAAGTCAGTGACTGGGTTTGGTCTTCGTTGCTGGTAATGATCAATAGCCAATCGTTTCTTTCCAACATGATGTGTCTTGAAATAATTGGGCCGTGTGGATTGATTTAAAAGTTCTTCCAAGAAACTGTTCTTTGTGCTTCTCTTTTAACCTAAACATGTCAAGCATGAGTACGACAAAGCGTTGACACCAACAGGGGTGACATGTCTTCTGACAAATAGGACTATAAACTCTATGGAATAGTTTTTTCCCAACAAACTCACCCAGTGGTGGATACTGAGAGAAGCTCTCGACACACATGGGTTTTCCGGGCACCATGGTGATGATTGCGGCATCTCCAGATTTGAGGGCCTTTGGATTGTCCTCAAGTTTCTTGCCAGAACGCCGGTCAATCTTCTCCTTGAGCTCGCTGAATTTGCAGGCGATGTGAGCAGTGTGGCAGTCCAGCACAGGAGCGTAACCCTGGGAGATCTGTCCAGGGTGGTTCAAAATGATGACCTGCAGAGGGAAGGGTCAATATGTGACATCTGAGGTCTACGATACACATTTACACAACTCTCAGAGTTCATTGATTAACCATCACCTGGGCGGTGAAGTGTTCAGCTGCCATGGGAGGGTCGTTCTTGCTGTCACCAGCCACGTTGCCTCTGCGGATTTCTTTCACAGACACGTTCTTGATGTTGAAGCCCACATTATCACCAGGGACAGCTTCAGGCAGAGACTCGTGGTGCATCTCCACAGACTTCACTTCAGTGGTCAGGTTGGGGGGAGCAAATGTGACGATCATACCGGGCTTCAGGATACCCGTCTCCACTCGGCCGACGGGTACGGTGCCGATTCCTTGGAGGGAAGATGACGCATCATGCTTTCAATACATCTGTCTTTTACCTTTGAATTCAAACAGCTTTGCAGATAAGCTTTGTTTTTTGCAGTCGTTATCAGTCGTAAAGTTCACTTCTAATTATGCTTCACAGGCCCGGACAGGTAGCATTCCTGTTTCCAGGATGCAAATTATCACCTGGCTCCTCTTGCAACTACAGGTTTGGCAAAAAGCAGGGTTGGGTGTGGCTGTTGTGTTCGTACTCGTCAGCAGTTTCATGTACATTCATTCATTGTCACTGCTGAGTGTCAGGTGAGTGGTTACAATTCGGGtggatttctttttctgctttgcttGGATGtgtaaaaatgtacattttcaaGAGTATAGAATGATCATTCATGATCAGTTGTTAAAATGTGATAATGAAGATTTTTATAATCTTCAttgtcacattttcattttcagtatAATGATAAATAGAGCATTTTCTAAGAAGGAGGATGAGAAGAATGTACAATATATCTATCTGCAGCTTTTTGCTCAAATCTGCTATTTCAGTTTCTCTTGAAGGGGTGACACAGTGTTGCATTTGTTCTTGTTGAGCTTGTATGAGTTTACAACTAATCATTTTTAATGGCTGTACAACAATTTACCACTAGTTAAAATTTGACCCTGTTCTTCGGTTGCCATCTAATTCGTGTTGTGATGACATATATTCAGTTGGATGTTTGCAATTCGGTAAAATATTCCTCACCGCCGATCTTATAAACATCTTGTAGTGGAAGACGTAGGGGCTTGTCAGTGGGGCGAGATGGGGGCATGATAGAATCCAGCGCTTCAAGCAGGGTCGTTCCAGTGGCTCCACCCTCCTTACGCTCGATCTTCCAGCCCTTAAACCAGCTCATCTGGAAAGAGTCAAGTTACACCcacagtgttgctgtctgtctCAGGTAACAAGAAACAATAGACATCTAAATAATGCTCAGTAGAGATCCCTCACCTTGTCACTAGCCTCCAGCATGTTGTCTCCGTGCCATCCAGAGATGGGGACaaaggcaacagtggcagggtTGTAGCCAATCTTCTTGATGTAGCTGCTCACTTCCTTGGTGATTTCATCAAAACGCTTTTGACTGTATGGGGGCTCTGTGGAGTCCATCTTGTTGACACCAACGATGAGCTGCTTCACACCCAGAGTGAAGGCCAGCAGGGCGTGCTCACGGGTCTGACCGTTCTTGGAGATGCCGGCCTCAAACTCAcccacaccagcagcaacaataagCACAGCACAATCAGCCTAAATGAAAATGACGAGTTTGTTAGACAATTATGATTCCTCATAATCTCGTATAACAGCTGTAACACTACGTGTAACCTCACCTGAGAAGTACCAGTGATCATGTTCTTGATGAAGTCCCTGTGTCCAGGAGCATCAATGATGGTAACATAATATTTGCTGGTCTCAAACTTCCAGAGAGCAATGTCAATGGTGATACCACGCTCACGCTCAGCCTTCAGTTTGTCCAAGACCCAGGCATACTTGAATGAGCCCTTGCCCATCTGTAAAGGCATTAAGTAATTAATGTGGACATGATTAAAAGGTAATAATTACCTTGGTGAATCaccttaaatttaaaaaaacatcttaaataTGTCAATCATTATTTATCCGATATAGAGGCCAAACCCTGAAAACGACAATTAATGAGTGATAGATTTCGCAAGggaggttattttatttttgatgaatGGACCATTTCTCCAATTTAATTTGGAAATTCTAATCAAAGGAGGATGCAAGGTGACATGGCAACGATGTCGTTTTGAAGACAGTGCGTATATTTCGTCGCCAGGTGGCAGCAGTAACCCGCTTATTGCGGGAGTTACTCGCCCCACTCTCGGCCCGCTGCCCTGCCTTTCTGAAACAGCCAAGCAGCGATTTTAATGCTCACCTCTGCGGCTTCCTTCTCGAACTTCTCGATGGTTCTCTTGTCGATTCCGCCGCACTTGTAGATCAAGTGTCCGGTGGTGGTGGACTTGCCGGAGTCGACGTGGCCAATGACCACGATGTTAATGTGGATCTTCTCCTTTCCCATTTTGAGTTACTAGCTACACAAAACATACATatggacttttaaaaaaaaataagaagcTTAAATGTTGCCTGAATATTGCGCCTCCACCGTGACAAATGAGTAACACTCATAGTTAGACGAGATTGTCAAACACTCGCAGTTTATTCAAAGTAACAAAATACAGGTTTGCTACTAAATTTTATGCTTGTGCCTGACGTCGAGCCACACCAAGTGGGCTTTAATGGCGTCCATGTTGCGCCCCAGCCGCCATATTACCGCCTCGACAGGCGCGCGGCCTACTTGAAAGGCTCGTTCACGGTGGACTCAGAACTTGCCGAAATGGACTCAACTCCAATCCTTTAATATTTCCTGTTAACCTACTATGCGGGAATTGTCAGCCAGCATGTTTAAATATGTCCAAGAGTCGAGCACTGTGGCACTCAAATATTCCATACCTTGCCTAAATTACTTTGTCCCACACAGATTTTTAAAGCAAATTTACCAACCTGTATTCAGAAGCAAGCCGATTTGGGGTCAGAGGGGAAAAAGGACAGAACATTATCTGGCTGACATTTTTATAGTGGGCTAGAGGAGAGGTGGGCCGTTGAAGCATTGGTCACCATCCAGACAAATATAGGGGGTACCATTGGCTGGAGGGGCATTATGCCTGCTGCAATTGGACCACAGCTCAGCAGACATATGGCATGGTCAACAGCTGCCCTGAGCTCAGCTCGCCTTACACCACTGCGACAGTGAAGGACAGACAGCCAATTTCAATTTTTAACGACATTTTATTTGTTACCAGCAGCTTTCCAATTTAATTGTGGCATTTACATACAGTTTGAAACCATTTTAAACTTAAACCTCAACTGAGAAGGAACTGTCATTTGTTTCCTTTGACAATGCCAGTTTTTCCTGCGGAAACTTTTGCGATGGGTTTTAATCAGCATAAGCCAGTCCTTGAGGTGAGAACTCAGCCTCAGAAATGATCCAGGATGGGGGTAAGGTGTGGCCCACTGTTGCAGACACACAGGTTGCTGGATGTTGTCCTGCACGAccattcatttcttcttctgggcCTTCTCTGCAGCCTTGGTTGTTTTGCCAGAAACCTCCTTGGTCTCCACAGACTTGATGACACCGACAGCAACAGTCTGCCTCATGTCACGCACAGCGAAGCGACCTGAGAAGACCAGTCAATATTAGTAAGGTGTAAGCAACTTGACTAACAATTTAAGTGCATGCAAAATGTTCATACTGACCAAGGGGAGGGTAGTTGGAGAAGGGCTCCACAACCATGGGTTTTTGTGGGATCAGTTTGACAATGGCTGCATCTCCAGACTTGACAAACTTGGGCTGGTCCTCAAGCTTCTTTCCAGAACGACGGTCAATCTTCTCAATGAGCTCGCTGAACTTGCAGGCAATGTGAGCTGTGTGGCAATCCAGCACAGGGGCATATCCAGCGTTGATCTGGCCAGGGTGGTTCAGGATGATGACCTGTGGGAACAGTCAGCTCAGAAACTGCACTGAAGACCACAAATAAGTGTTGGGGTTGAGAATACTACATACCTGGGCATTGAAGTTGTCAGCTCCCTTTGGTGGGTCGTTCTTGCTGTCGCCAGCAACGTATCCACGGCGGATTTCCTTAACAGACACGTTCTTGACGTTGAAGCCCACGTTGTCTCCAGGAACAGCTTCAGTCAGGGACTCGTGGTGCATTTCCACAGACTTCACCTCAGTGGTCAGGTTGACGGGAGCAAAGGTGACTACCATGCCTGGTTTGAGAAGACCAGTTTCCACACGACCAACAGGTACAGTTCCAATGCCTGAGGGGAAGATTGTACACTTTAACCACAGAAGTATTATGCACTTTCCACCAAGTATTTTCAAAACCtcccacttaaaaaaaaaaaaaaatctcagcaACTAGACATTTTCCAAATTACCTCCAATTTTGTAGACATCCTGGAGGGGCAGACGCAGGGGCTTGTCAGTGGGGCGGGCAGGTGGCAGGATGGCATCCAGAGCATCCAGCAGTGTTGTTCCACTAGCATTGCCCTCCTTGCGCTCAACCTTCCATCCTTTGAACCAGCTCATCTACAAGATTAAAGATAACACATCAATCCACATTTCCAATTATTTACACtagatacatttattcaatttccccacggggacgaataaagtacatcttaatcttaattaaaGCAGTAGATCTTGGCTGGATGTTCTCACCTTGGTACTGGCTTCCAGCATGTTGTCTCCGTGCCATCCAGAGATGGGCACAAAGGCAACTGCTGCAGGGTTGTAGCCAATCTTCTTGATGTAGCTGCTCACTTCCTTGGTGATTTCATTGAAACGGGCCTCGCTGTATGGGGGCTCTGTGGAGTCCATCTTGTTGACACCAACGATGAGCTGCTTCACACCCAGAGTGAAGGCCAGCAGGGCATGCTCACGGGTCTGACCGTTCTTGGAGATGCCAGCCTCAAACTCACCGacaccagcagcaacaatgaGCACGGCACAATCAGCCTAAATGAAAATGATGAGTTTGTTAGACAATTATGATTCCTCATAATCTTGCATAACAGCTGTAACGCTATGTGTAACCTCACCTGAGAGGTACCAGTGATCATGTTCTTGATGAAGTCCCTGTGTCCAGGAGCATCAATGATGGTAACATAATATTTGCTGGTCTCAAACTTCCAGAGAGCAATGTCAATGGTGATACCACGCTCACGCTCAGCCTTCAGTTTGTCCAAGACCCAGGCATACTTGAATGAGCCCTTGCCCATCTGTAAAGGACAACATTAAATGTAGACATTAACAGAGGTTCAATAATTTGTGAACTGTAGATAAtggtttgattattttcattAGTCTAAACCTGGGTTAAATCTGTTTTCAGTAGTACATCATTTTGAAGTCAGTTCAATATGAGGCAAAGTCATTTTTTTGAGCGAATATCTACAGCCTGAGGCCTGTTGCAATATTTAATTGCGTAGTCACTCCGGGCTCTGTTCTCCAAGCCCCACCCCGTGCGCGCGCACGGCTGACTCACTCCTGCCCAGCAAAACGGGCTCACGCCGACGCCGCCATCTTGGCTCACTAGATAACGGTTCGCCTAAAAATGCTCACCTCCGCGGCTTCCTTCTCGAACTTCTCGATGGTTCTCTTGTCGATTCCGCCGCACTTGTAGATCAGGTGGCCGGTGGAAGTAGACTTGCCGGAGTCGACGTGGCCAATGACCACGATGTTAATGTGGATCTTTTCCTTTCCCATTTTTGTTACGTTAGTTTCTGCGACGAATTAAGACAGTGGTTAATCCCGATTCACACAATAAACATTCATCAAGGTTATACTGCGTAGTAACAATTGTCGGGCCAATCAATCCAGCTGTTTGAAGTACATTTTATGTGGCTACATTTGGCCCTAAGATTTCAATGCAAAGTAGCGCAGGCGTAGCTAGTAGGCCTCATTCGGCTAAAGGCCAGGCGAGGCAAGACACGTGTTACACCCACAGCCATGACATCTAAAGTTACAAAGATGGCCAAATATTCAGAAGCTATTTTCTCCTGTCCCCCAAACAGCTGTCACCAGAGAGGACATACAGTTGTTTCCGAGTGAAAGAGAACCGAATGCCATTCCAGCATCCCAACTACTAGGCGGTCGCATCCCCTTTGTTCCTTTTATTCTGTTCCTACCTCATAATCATCGGTAGTTTTTTAACATAAGATGCCCACCATACGAAATGTGCACGCTATAGACTGCACCTTTTCTAAACTATACTGAAAACTGAATTTTAAATTCTTAAGTTTCCGTTATACACGTCTCTAGAAACAGTTAACGCAAGAAATTGCAACATCAAAGATCCTTAAAACAGATCACTTTAAGCCCTCCAGCGCAGAAAATAAAATTTGATCTTACCGGTGTTTCTGGGTTTTCACGGCCGATGCTGCTGCCCCTTGCCAGGtaacagaaagaggaagaacaggGCTGGACCCGGAGCTTTATACCAAAGGGAAGACGGGCTAACTTCCTGTCCCCCCCTACCAACGCACACCCGCAAATCACACACATTCCTGCAGAAAACGTCAGCGCGTCACCGGATGACCCGCCTGAAAAATGTATGATGTCTCAGCAGGgatttttgtttcagtttgagAATGAATCGAACAATGAGCAGCACCACAATGAGAGAAAAGTGCACAGTCTGTTTTAGCTTCCACAATGCCACAACGTCAAGTTGTGCCAGTGAatcacttgtgtgttttggcaAATTTTCTGAAAATGAATATGACAGCATGTGGACCCAAATCACAAGAAAACATCAAAGTATTTTATTACCACAGCGATCATATTGTGATCTACCACTCTGACTTCTAAagtaatatatataaatacagacAGGAGGCCTTACAAAAGTTACCAAATAGATGTGATACTACTGAGATCCAAGAGGGATGGCTTTAAGTGTTTCTTATTAATTTAGTTACATATGATCTAATGGATAATGagtggcaaaaaaacaaaatcctctACTGAGTAATCTCAAAATTTCTTGCACAGGCATCATTTCTCATTCACTGAAATCGATTGTAACAATAACTGCATCTTAAATTGTCATTTCAGGTTGCCCATCATATTTCTATCTTAGATTATTTTGTTATTGCCTTTCTTGCCCACGTCacctttgaatttttttttatcagtttaAATAAAGGTTAGAAAAATAATATCACAATTGACTTCATGCATTCTTTGAATTCCAACCACAAACTGAAATATACGAGACAAATCATTTCATATACTattcaacaataataatgctGAATTTGTTTTAGTTGCTAGTGGGTCATATATGTATAACTCAGCAAATAAAGGAACAGTTCCTAATACTGTAAAAGTTTATTTGATCATACTAATCCTTGAGTGTGTGTCAGGCTTCATTATCATATTACCCCCTGCTCATTTTGACACAATTACCCAAATCTTAACAATTTGCATTCAAACAGAGGCCACAGACTGAAAAGATGAAGTCATGCTGTTTTCAGGGCACCGTTTTACCTGCTCATTTGCACTCACAGCAGTGCTTAATCGAATTGAATTTAATGTACTCAACATGTTGTTTGCTGGTACAACACCCAGAAATGGGACTCTTTTTTATCACTGGAATGCTACTTATGAAAGGTCATAAAAGCAATAATAATGtttataaccctaaccctaaccctaaccctaacccatcgaGTGGAGATGCACAAATTGGTCAAATTCAGAACAGAGTTGTGAAATTAAGATTAAAACAGCCAGATATTTTTTAAGTTTGATAAATTTAATCttataatgattaaaaaaaacagaattcttCATGCATAACAAAGAGTGTAGCTCGCATTATTTCCACTATATCCATACATTACTGCCCTTAGTTACTGTATGTCTGTGACTTTAAAAGAGGTGGCTGGGTTTATGGACACAGGAGCAAAAGAGAAGTGGCTGGATTTTGCAGAAATGTAGCCAGTCTGGTTTCCCAAGTGCAGCTTCAGGTAAAGGGGCAGCTTTAAAAAGTATCATCTCTGGGTCTGACACACCATTTAACAAATCACTGTAACTAAATATCTGCAGGCTCAGTAAATACAGATTCACTGTCTGTGGTTCAGAAATCTGTCTTATAGAGACACATTTATCGGACATTTTCAGGCCCTACACTTAATGAATCTTTCATGGCTAACATTGTTGTATGTCTATAGTTTGTGATCTACTAATTATTAAACCTGTCAAAGATCCATGGCTACAAACATGTATCCTACTCGAACAGAATTCACCGACCCCAGTTCTGCTTTTGCTGATCTGATAGTTGAGCAGAACAAAGTACAACAGCTGCTATCATATTTCAGGCCCTATGACtagtgcagagagagagaggggtgggggggggggggggggggttatgtctaaaaaaaaaaaagaaaacaaaaaaaagtgagCTGTGAAACTGGAAACACGTCATTAATGAGTCACCACTGTGCAGTGGTTATAGCAACAGCAGAGATATCATCTTTGTGGTTGTTATTTGACATACAGAATTAAAGAAATTCTTCAAATCACATGATCACAGTGataacattttaaatttcagcTTCAGCAAAGCTATTAGACATATTCCAATGCTTTCCACTAAAACTATATTAAAATGGAATATACtacttttaatttttattttgtttaaaacTATAGCTTTATTTGGTGTCTGGAGTGGTCTCCCCTTTTTTTAGGCATGTAAATGATGCATACATGTAAAGGAcaatttaaatgtttgaaattGAATCTCACCAAATCTTTTCTCTTTAATTTCAGGAGCAGTAAAGTATGCTGAGGGACCAAACCCAGTTTGCAATCAACATTCCTGTTTAGCCCAAGTATGATAAACAATTTAATGCCAAGAATGTATTGTAGAAGTTATGAGCAACACattaatacataaataaaattagagattcaaatgtaattttaaacaGTAATTTCGAGGTAGCTAGGTCTCATCGTGAGCACAAATGCAATTATGTGAACCCACGGGGAACATTTAATGCAAATAGGGTACATTTGCAACACACAGGCATCTTCTAGTCTCTCCTCATACCTGCAGCACCCCCATAGGTTA is a window of Takifugu flavidus isolate HTHZ2018 chromosome 21, ASM371156v2, whole genome shotgun sequence DNA encoding:
- the LOC130517814 gene encoding elongation factor 1-alpha — translated: MGKEKIHINIVVIGHVDSGKSTTTGHLIYKCGGIDKRTIEKFEKEAAEMGKGSFKYAWVLDKLKAERERGITIDIALWKFETSKYYVTIIDAPGHRDFIKNMITGTSQADCAVLIVAAGVGEFEAGISKNGQTREHALLAFTLGVKQLIVGVNKMDSTEPPYSQKRFDEITKEVSSYIKKIGYNPATVAFVPISGWHGDNMLEASDKMSWFKGWKIERKEGGATGTTLLEALDSIMPPSRPTDKPLRLPLQDVYKIGGIGTVPVGRVETGILKPGMIVTFAPPNLTTEVKSVEMHHESLPEAVPGDNVGFNIKNVSVKEIRRGNVAGDSKNDPPMAAEHFTAQVIILNHPGQISQGYAPVLDCHTAHIACKFSELKEKIDRRSGKKLEDNPKALKSGDAAIITMVPGKPMCVESFSQYPPLGRFAVRDMRQTVAVGVIKSVEKKAASGGKVTKSAQKAEKKK
- the LOC130517815 gene encoding elongation factor 1-alpha, with the translated sequence MGKEKIHINIVVIGHVDSGKSTSTGHLIYKCGGIDKRTIEKFEKEAAEMGKGSFKYAWVLDKLKAERERGITIDIALWKFETSKYYVTIIDAPGHRDFIKNMITGTSQADCAVLIVAAGVGEFEAGISKNGQTREHALLAFTLGVKQLIVGVNKMDSTEPPYSEARFNEITKEVSSYIKKIGYNPAAVAFVPISGWHGDNMLEASTKMSWFKGWKVERKEGNASGTTLLDALDAILPPARPTDKPLRLPLQDVYKIGGIGTVPVGRVETGLLKPGMVVTFAPVNLTTEVKSVEMHHESLTEAVPGDNVGFNVKNVSVKEIRRGYVAGDSKNDPPKGADNFNAQVIILNHPGQINAGYAPVLDCHTAHIACKFSELIEKIDRRSGKKLEDQPKFVKSGDAAIVKLIPQKPMVVEPFSNYPPLGRFAVRDMRQTVAVGVIKSVETKEVSGKTTKAAEKAQKKK